One stretch of Halichoerus grypus chromosome 8, mHalGry1.hap1.1, whole genome shotgun sequence DNA includes these proteins:
- the SPESP1 gene encoding sperm equatorial segment protein 1 translates to MPMKFLVLLVALLLWPSSVPAYPSITVTPDEEQNLNHYVEVLQNLILSVPTREPGPEKKSKSPNNVHSIGPKVSRLKEIITHGDFSTENDVLINPISENTTASPTGDFTLEVKKKKTTKSTAFWSIKPRKVSIVLRTDEPLIVREPEPEPELAHTEAPKPRPNVTETSPSPDVTSGQPFSTSSSRSTDMDTVTELEDVPQLSGEYEMEKSDALTFEKSPQILSIEDILKKISDIHSQVQQVPLAESLKPEYREDIRASREHLKRSLALAEAAEHKLQKMYKSQLLPLGQSRDIGIDDIETVINMLYNSRSKLSEYLDIRHVPPEMRQKATTVFNTLKKILCVSQLETQNLIRKLLSNNIKILNLLDVPQQS, encoded by the coding sequence gcaTAACTGTGACGCCTGACGAAGAACAAAACTTAAATCATTATGTAGAAGTTTTACAGAACCTAATACTAAGTGTTCCTACTAGGGAGCCAGGTCCTGAGAAAAAATCAAAGTCTCCAAATAATGTTCATTCTATAGGACCGAAGGTATCGAGATTAAAGGAGATAATCACACATGGAGACTTTTCTACTGAAAATGATGTTTTAATCAATCCTATCAGTGAAAACACCACAGCTTCCCCTACTGGAGACTTCACACTGGaagtaaagaagaagaaaactaccAAAAGTACAGCATTCTGGTCGATTAAACCAAGAAAGGTTTCTATTGTGTTACGCACAGATGAACCACTTATTGTAagagagccagagccagagccgGAACTGGCACATACTGAGGCACCAAAGCCACGGCCAAACGTCACTGAGACATCCCCAAGTCCAGATGTCACCTCGGGCCAACCGTTTAGTACCTCTTCAAGTAGGAGCACTGACATGGACACGGTCACAGAACTAGAAGATGTTCCTCAGCTCTCAGGtgaatatgaaatggaaaaatcgGACGCACTAACATTTGAAAAAAGCCCACAGATTCTGAGTATtgaagacattttgaaaaaaatttcagatattCATTCACAGGTACAACAGGTACCTCTTGCTGAGAGCCTCAAGCCAGAATACAGAGAGGACATTCGAGCCTCTAGAGAGCACCTAAAACGGAGCCTTGCTTTAGCAGAAGCAGCGGAACATAAACTACAAAAGATGTATAAATCCCAGCTGTTACCACTAGGACAAAGCAGGGACATTGGAATTGATGACATTGAAACTGTTATTAACATGCTGTACAATTCCAGATCTAAATTGTCTGAATATTTAGATATTAGACATGTTCCACCAGAAATGAGACAAAAAGCTACTACAGTATtcaatacattgaaaaaaatattatgtgtAAGTCAACTAGAAACTCAAAACCTTATTAGGAAGTTATTAagcaataatataaaaattttaaacctacTTGATGTTCCACAACAAAGTTGA